The Odocoileus virginianus isolate 20LAN1187 ecotype Illinois chromosome 3, Ovbor_1.2, whole genome shotgun sequence genome includes a window with the following:
- the C1QTNF2 gene encoding complement C1q tumor necrosis factor-related protein 2 has protein sequence MTGWEKYAWGGRRLGCSSGRRDGPELRGCRRPWTWPAAVRVATMIPWVLLACALPCAADPLLAAFARRDFQKGSPQLICSMPGPQGPPGPPGAPGPSGMVGRMGFPGKDGQDGQDGDRGESGEEGSPGRTGNRGKPGPKGKAGAIGRAGPRGPKGVSGAPGKHGTPGKKGPKGKKGEPGLPGPCSCGSSHAKSAFSVAVTKSYPRERLPIKFDKILMNEGGHYNASSGKFVCSVPGIYYFTYDITLANKHLAIGLVHNGQYRIRTFDANTGNHDVASGSTILALRQGDEVWLQIFYSEQNGLFYDPYWTDSLFTGFLIYADQDSPSEV, from the exons ATGACGGGATGGGAAAAGTATGCCTGGGGCGGGCGCCGGCTGGGCTGCAGCAGCGGGAGGCGGGACGGCCCAGAGCTTCGTGGCTGCAGACGCCCCTGGACGTGGCCGGCGGCGGTGAGG GTGGCCACCATGATCCCCTGGGTGCTGCTGGCCTGTGCCCTTCCTTGTGCGGCCGACCCACTGCTGGCTGCCTTCGCCCGCAGAGACTTCCAGAAGGGCTCCCCTCAACTCatctgcagcatgcctggccccCAGGGTCCACCCGGccctccaggagccccagggccCTCAGGAATGGTGGGAAgaatgggctttccaggcaaAGATGGCCAGGATGGCCAGGATGGGGACCGAGGGGAGAGCGGAGAGGAAG GTTCACCTGGCCGGACAGGTAATCGGGGGAAGCCAGGCCCGAAGGGCAAGGCCGGGGCCATCGGGCGGGCCGGCCCGCGTGGCCCCAAAGGGGTCAGCGGTGCCCCGGGCAAGCACGGCACGCCTGGCAAGAAGGGGCCGAAGGGCAAGAAGGGGGAGCCGGGCCTCCCAGGGCCCTGCAGCTGCGGCAGCAGCCACGCCAAGTCGGCCTTCTCCGTGGCAGTGACCAAGAGCTATCCGCGGGAGCGGCTGCCCATCAAATTCGACAAGATACTAATGAACGAGGGCGGACACTACAATGCTTCCAGTGGCAAGTTCGTCTGCAGCGTGCCGGGCATCTACTACTTCACCTACGACATCACGCTGGCCAACAAGCACCTGGCCATCGGCCTGGTGCACAACGGCCAGTATCGCATCCGGACCTTCGACGCCAACACGGGCAACCACGACGTGGCCTCAGGCTCCACCATCCTGGCACTCAGGCAGGGGGACGAGGTCTGGCTGCAGATCTTCTACTCTGAGCAGAACGGGCTCTTCTACGACCCATACTGGACCGACAGCCTCTTCACGGGCTTCCTCATCTACGCTGACCAGGACAGCCCCAGTGAGGTGTAG